The following proteins come from a genomic window of Lycium ferocissimum isolate CSIRO_LF1 chromosome 4, AGI_CSIRO_Lferr_CH_V1, whole genome shotgun sequence:
- the LOC132051691 gene encoding S-type anion channel SLAH2-like produces METSGLTNSDRENSTEILLPPLIKFISDEMDDFDSIIENVSNQLDQAGSHFQDSAVRETEAATERPHERKHSVSISMPPSPLAAHLPSQKRVVFSDNNEIIFSNIDTSDSATTSTDAGTNHNKKVKFYSQPMPRSTASPQAPAIGKLLSYSDFPSKNPKIIKQRDPRFDSFKTWSGKLERQLTMRGKNQEAQQESNSRPTAEIENIPVDRYFAALEGPELDTLRASEKSILPEDKKWPFLLRYPISSFGICLGVSSQAIMWKALATSPSTTFLHVSLNVNLVLWCISVALMAMVAFTYALKIIFYFEAVRREYYHPIRVNFFFAPWIALLFLALGVPPSVTKNLPEALWYILMTPIFCLELKIYGQWMSGGQRRLSKVANPVNHLSVVGNFVGALLGASMGLKEGPIFFYAVGLAHYAVLFVTLYQRLPTNQTLPKDLHPVFFLFVAAPSVASMAWAAIQGSFDYGSRISYFIALFLYFSLAVRINFFRGIRFSLTWWAYTFPMTGAAIATIRYSAVVTNIVTKCLVVILCSISTLAVTALLVTTIIYAFVLRDLFPNDISIAISERRHKTTGIWHLSKFGSSDPKDIEQYLKYVDSSDGKDIEASLAHPNSSTIELSTSVPNEVHQQ; encoded by the exons ATGGAAACAAGTGGACTGACTAATTCCGATAGGGAAAATTCTACCGAAATACTACTTCCACCGCTTATCAAATTCATTTCAGATGAAATGGATGACTTTGATAGCATAATAGAGAATGTCAGTAATCAACTGGATCAAGCTGGATCTCACTTTCAGGATTCAGCTGTCAGG GAAACTGAAGCTGCTACTGAACGACCACATGAAAGGAAGCATTCGGTTTCTATTAGCATGCCACCCTCTCCTTTGGCAGCTCACTTACCAAGCCAAAAAAGAGTTGTCTTCAGTGATAATAATGAGATTATATTCAGCAATATTGACACTTCTGATTCTGCTACTACATCAACCGATGCTGGTACTAATCATAATAAAAAGGTCAAGTTTTATTCTCAGCCAATGCCAAGAAGTACTGCATCTCCTCAGGCTCCTGCTATCGGGAAACTTCTCAGCTATTCAGACTTTCCATCAAAAAATCCCAAGATTATTAAGCAAAGGGATCCAAGGTTCGACTCTTTCAAAACATGGTCTGGTAAACTTGAGAGACAATTAACAATGCGAGGAAAGAACCAGGAAGCACAGCAAGAGTCAAACTCTCGACCGACTGCAGAGATAGAAAATATTCCTGTAGACCGATACTTTGCTGCCTTGGAGGGACCAGAGTTGGATACTCTACGG GCTTCTGAGAAAAGTATTCTTCCAGAGGACAAGAAATGGCCTTTCCTTCTTCGGTATCCTATTTCTTCCTTTGGAATCTGTCTTGGTGTTAGTAGCCAAGCTATTATGTGGAAAGCTCTGGCCACTTCTCCCTCAACAACATTCCTCCACGTAAGCTTGAACGTGAATCTCGTCCTTTGGTGCATATCCGTGGCCCTTATGGCCATGGTTGCTTTCACTTATGCtctcaaaatcattttttactttGAAGCAGTTCGTCGGGAGTACTATCACCCGATACGTGTTAACTTCTTCTTTGCTCCCTGGATAGCACTTCTATTCTTAGCACTAGGAGTTCCACCATCAGTTACTAAAAACCTGCCCGAAGCTTTATGGTACATCCTTATGACCCCAATATTTTGCTTAGAGCTTAAGATATACGGACAATGGATGTCTGGAGGACAACGAAGGCTCTCAAAGGTTGCTAATCCCGTAAATCATCTCTCTGTTGTTGGAAATTTTGTTGGCGCTTTGCTTGGTGCATCCATGGGACTAAAAGAAGGCCCGATATTCTTCTATGCTGTTGGATTGGCTCATTATGCTGTCCTATTTGTGACACTTTACCAAAGACTTCCAACAAATCAAACGCTGCCAAAGGATCTTCATCCGGTCTTCTTTCTATTTGTTGCTGCACCTAGTGTTGCTTCTATGGCATGGGCAGCAATCCAAGGGTCCTTTGATTATGGATCTCGGATTTCTTATTTCATCGCCCTGTTCCTTTATTTCTCACTG GCTGTTCGTATTAATTTCTTCCGAGGCATCAG GTTTTCATTGACTTGGTGGGCGTATACTTTTCCCATGACCGGAGCTGCTATTGCCACCATCAGATATTCAGCCGTAGTTACCAACATTGTGACAAAGTGTCTAGTCGTCATACTTTGCTCAATTTCTACACTCGCAGTAACCGCGCTCCTTGTGACAACCATCATCTATGCCTTTGTTCTGAGAGACCTCTTTCCGAATGACATTTCAATTGCAATTAGTGAAAGAAGGCATAAAACAACTGGAATATGGCATCTTAGTAAATTTGGCAGCTCAGATCCAAAAGATATCGAGCAATATCTTAAATATGTAGATTCTTCGGATGGAAAAGATATTGAAGCTTCTCTTGCACATCCAAACTCTAGTACCATAGAGTTGAGCACCTCTGTCCCTAATGAAGTCCATCAACAGTGA
- the LOC132054424 gene encoding probable membrane-associated kinase regulator 6 encodes MEDSHQSLSIESFSYSWSVNTKPSNFDSMEEYEEEAAFIEMDPSLSPSKRFSNVNPQDFINFNFPISDQSPSDQELISSTTVSIMKNIEPSSLNSSVTKKEVHTSSRRGLGIFQKLLDFLKPLCQKIRCANFGCKSNSSISTRSVEGIMYNKNWESSQGTSVTPRTSIANYSEDDWRRSCDSESSIYEAVLHCKRTINGDE; translated from the exons ATGGAAGATTCCCACCAGTCTCTCTCCATAGAGAGCTTCTCATACAGTTGGTCAGTAAACACAAAACCATCTAATTTTGATAGCATGGAGGAATATGAAGAAGAAGCCGCCTTCATTGAGATGGATCCCTCACTTTCTCCTTCAAAAAGATTCTCTAACGTTAATCCACAAGatttcatcaacttcaattttcCAATATCAGATCAGTCTCCATCTGATCAAGAACTCATCTCCAGTACTACTGTCTCCATAATGAAAAATATAGAGCCTTCATCTCTAAATTCTTCAGTTACCAAGAAAGAAGTGCATACTTCCTCTAGGAGAGGACTTGGGATTTTTCAAAAGTTGTTAGATTTTCTGAAGCCTTTGTGCCAGAAAATAAGATGTGCTAATTTTGGGTGCAAAAGTAATAGTAGTATAAGTACAAGATCTGTAGAGGGAATTATGTATAATAAGAACTGGGAAAGTTCTCAAGGGACATCTGTAACTCCAAGGACAAGCATAGCTAATTATTCTGAAGATGATTGGCGCAGGTCTTGTGATTCTGAGAGCTCCATTTATGAGGCTGTTCTACATTGCAAAAGAACTATTAATG GTGACGAGTAA